Proteins from one Nitrobacteraceae bacterium AZCC 2146 genomic window:
- a CDS encoding ribose transport system permease protein (product_source=KO:K10440; cog=COG1172; ko=KO:K10440; pfam=PF02653; transmembrane_helix_parts=Inside_1_115,TMhelix_116_138,Outside_139_157,TMhelix_158_180,Inside_181_191,TMhelix_192_214,Outside_215_228,TMhelix_229_251,Inside_252_262,TMhelix_263_280,Outside_281_283,TMhelix_284_303,Inside_304_309,TMhelix_310_332,Outside_333_382,TMhelix_383_405,Inside_406_413), protein MLGRWLQMRTDILLIEEPTRGIDVGTKVEIYRLLRDFANQGGAVLLVASDLIEVMGLCDRILVVRAGQIVAEVDAESATEKSVLERSLRSGSDDNRSRGASSVLLQIQMEQLRTGISPYTVSVPVLLFAALALAAPNFLDGQNLSNLSGQVTALLLVTLGQLVVCLVAGIDLSVGSVVGLASCIAATQSDPLVLIVLALALGLGVGLVNGCGVALAGIHPLIMTLSSMTFLQGLALLVLPIPGGGVPPFLLRAAKATILDMPVSLIWCAAAMTLLAVLLHRTRLGLHIFAVGANGSNARLNGVRSRRVTVIAYVLCSLLSVAAGLYLSGHVSSGDPTMGQAFALDSITAAALEGVRLTGGVGSILGCVTGTLTLGFVTNGINLLGISPFLRLAVTGTLLLVAICLQRRSTIGL, encoded by the coding sequence ATGGCTTCAGATGAGGACCGACATACTGCTCATCGAGGAGCCGACGCGCGGCATCGATGTCGGAACCAAGGTCGAGATCTATCGTCTGCTTCGCGATTTCGCCAACCAAGGAGGAGCCGTGCTTCTCGTCGCAAGCGATTTAATCGAGGTGATGGGATTGTGCGATCGCATCTTGGTGGTGCGCGCCGGGCAGATCGTCGCCGAGGTCGACGCCGAGTCGGCGACCGAGAAAAGCGTTTTGGAGCGCTCTCTGCGCAGCGGCTCCGACGACAATCGGTCGCGGGGCGCAAGCTCGGTGCTGCTCCAGATCCAGATGGAGCAATTGCGCACCGGGATCAGCCCGTACACGGTGAGCGTTCCAGTGCTTCTCTTCGCGGCGCTGGCGCTCGCCGCGCCGAACTTTCTCGATGGGCAGAATCTGTCAAACCTGTCAGGACAGGTGACCGCCCTGCTGCTCGTCACACTTGGACAATTGGTCGTGTGTCTCGTCGCCGGCATCGATCTCTCGGTAGGATCGGTGGTGGGTCTCGCAAGCTGTATCGCGGCCACCCAGAGCGACCCGCTCGTGCTCATCGTGCTCGCCCTGGCCCTCGGTCTCGGCGTCGGACTAGTGAATGGCTGCGGCGTCGCCCTGGCAGGCATTCACCCCCTCATCATGACTCTGAGCTCGATGACGTTCTTGCAGGGGCTTGCGCTGCTGGTGCTCCCGATCCCGGGCGGCGGCGTTCCTCCGTTCCTCCTGCGCGCGGCCAAGGCAACGATCCTGGATATGCCGGTCTCGCTGATCTGGTGTGCTGCGGCAATGACTCTACTGGCAGTTCTACTTCATCGCACGCGTCTCGGACTGCATATCTTCGCAGTCGGTGCAAACGGATCGAACGCGCGTCTCAATGGCGTACGCAGTCGCCGGGTCACGGTCATAGCCTATGTGCTGTGCAGCCTCCTCTCCGTCGCAGCCGGCCTTTATCTGAGCGGCCACGTTTCCTCTGGCGACCCGACGATGGGGCAAGCGTTTGCGCTCGATTCGATCACGGCCGCGGCTTTGGAAGGGGTCAGGCTCACTGGCGGCGTCGGCAGCATTCTCGGCTGCGTTACCGGAACCCTGACCTTGGGTTTCGTGACCAATGGCATCAACCTGCTCGGCATTTCGCCGTTTCTGCGGCTGGCGGTGACCGGAACGCTGTTGCTGGTTGCCATATGTTTGCAGCGACGATCGACTATCGGGCTATGA
- a CDS encoding ribose transport system permease protein (product_source=KO:K10440; cog=COG1172; ko=KO:K10440; pfam=PF02653; transmembrane_helix_parts=Inside_1_28,TMhelix_29_51,Outside_52_65,TMhelix_66_85,Inside_86_91,TMhelix_92_111,Outside_112_114,TMhelix_115_137,Inside_138_143,TMhelix_144_166,Outside_167_180,TMhelix_181_203,Inside_204_277,TMhelix_278_300,Outside_301_314,TMhelix_315_332,Inside_333_337), producing MFAATIDYRAMIKPGDKIARAESWQRLRLVGVALLTMPPAYSCTLALLALTAMLRPALLSPELLLLILRQAAPLGLTTIGQSLIMRGLSLDLSIGGVVVAVTYALTSGYGHLPEALLLPACLILGMGIGGVNGFLIVRFRASSVIVTLAVAMILYGIVIALSQLRAPGDAPESLKLVGSGRIGILPNALALWFAALIPATLLLRSTVFGNYLDAVGANPRAATLSGFPISGLSSSLMSCPVRRGVLSAFLLTGFVGMGSVTVGQDLPLNTLAACILGGVNFGSGLGGITGPAVAAFMLTFLFNLLTNFGLGEPEQLMLQGAIIVVAALTYSMRQRDQ from the coding sequence ATGTTTGCAGCGACGATCGACTATCGGGCTATGATAAAGCCGGGTGACAAAATCGCACGCGCTGAATCATGGCAGCGGCTTCGCCTCGTCGGCGTCGCCCTTTTGACGATGCCACCGGCCTATAGCTGCACGTTAGCCTTGTTGGCACTGACGGCCATGCTGCGTCCCGCTCTTCTTTCGCCGGAGTTGCTGCTTCTGATCCTCCGGCAGGCCGCACCCCTAGGGCTTACGACCATTGGCCAGTCCCTCATCATGCGCGGGCTGTCGCTGGATCTGTCCATTGGCGGTGTCGTGGTTGCAGTGACCTATGCCCTGACAAGCGGCTATGGGCACCTCCCTGAGGCGCTGCTCCTCCCGGCGTGCCTGATCCTCGGCATGGGGATTGGCGGGGTGAATGGCTTCTTGATCGTTCGATTCAGAGCGTCGTCGGTCATCGTCACCTTAGCGGTGGCGATGATCCTCTACGGGATCGTGATTGCGCTCAGCCAGTTGCGCGCACCCGGCGACGCGCCGGAGTCCTTGAAGCTTGTCGGATCCGGCCGGATTGGGATCCTCCCGAATGCGCTGGCACTTTGGTTTGCCGCGCTTATCCCCGCAACACTATTGTTGAGAAGTACGGTCTTCGGCAACTATCTCGACGCTGTAGGTGCCAATCCGCGTGCTGCCACTTTATCTGGATTCCCCATCAGCGGATTATCTTCATCACTCATGTCTTGTCCGGTGCGACGGGGGGTGTTGAGCGCTTTTCTGCTCACCGGCTTTGTCGGGATGGGAAGCGTGACGGTTGGTCAGGATCTCCCGTTGAACACCCTGGCGGCTTGCATTCTCGGCGGCGTCAATTTCGGCAGCGGGCTAGGCGGGATAACTGGACCGGCGGTCGCCGCGTTCATGCTGACATTCCTCTTCAATCTACTTACCAACTTCGGACTGGGCGAGCCGGAGCAGCTGATGCTGCAGGGCGCCATCATTGTGGTCGCGGCTTTGACCTATTCGATGCGGCAGAGAGACCAATGA
- a CDS encoding hypothetical protein (product_source=Hypo-rule applied; cleavage_site_network=SignalP-noTM; transmembrane_helix_parts=Inside_1_6,TMhelix_7_29,Outside_30_119) produces MKKIARFALGLACCIAVVPSAVAASPYDGSWNLVFVTQQGACDQSYNFAVNISSGVVTHPNLVRFRGRVGKNGIVRASVTVGERYASGLGRLAGVAGRGVWSGRAGTARCAGYWIAQKI; encoded by the coding sequence ATGAAGAAAATCGCGCGCTTCGCGTTAGGCCTCGCTTGTTGCATAGCCGTTGTTCCGTCCGCCGTTGCGGCATCGCCCTATGACGGATCCTGGAATCTGGTCTTCGTGACGCAACAGGGAGCGTGCGACCAAAGCTATAATTTCGCAGTCAACATCTCGAGCGGGGTTGTTACGCATCCCAATCTGGTGAGGTTCAGGGGGCGCGTCGGAAAGAACGGTATTGTTCGTGCCTCGGTGACTGTCGGAGAGAGATATGCATCCGGCTTGGGCCGCCTGGCGGGCGTGGCGGGTCGAGGCGTCTGGAGCGGCCGGGCAGGGACGGCGCGATGCGCGGGCTATTGGATCGCGCAGAAGATCTGA
- a CDS encoding hypothetical protein (product_source=COG3904; cog=COG3904; superfamily=52096), whose product MDTTVLSVAHCESMCVFLLLSGKTRYVPETAHVRVHQIWMGDRADHAKAATYSADDLMIMERDIGRLAKYTFEMGGTGDLLSLSLNVPPWEDLHELSREELQLTNLVTDMAAQLGTPNVAVAELKPIGCRTAS is encoded by the coding sequence ATGGACACAACCGTATTGTCCGTCGCGCATTGCGAATCGATGTGTGTCTTTCTGCTCCTCTCGGGCAAGACGCGTTACGTGCCCGAGACTGCCCATGTTCGGGTGCATCAGATCTGGATGGGGGACCGCGCCGATCACGCCAAGGCGGCGACCTACAGCGCAGATGATCTGATGATCATGGAACGCGATATCGGACGCCTTGCCAAGTACACCTTTGAGATGGGTGGCACGGGTGATCTGTTGTCGCTGTCGCTGAACGTGCCGCCGTGGGAAGATTTGCATGAACTGTCTCGGGAGGAATTGCAGCTGACCAATCTCGTCACCGATATGGCTGCACAGCTAGGCACCCCCAATGTAGCGGTGGCCGAGTTGAAACCGATCGGGTGCAGGACGGCTTCGTAG
- a CDS encoding adenylate cyclase (product_source=KO:K01768; cath_funfam=3.30.70.1230; cog=COG2114; ko=KO:K01768; pfam=PF00211; superfamily=55073) — protein MNTTVLQRLVDWLMDGARSARTPMALLSQSCERLVDAGLPLWRVGAFVQTLHPDAFGRSFVWRPGAEVVVGTIDFDMPESSEFTRNPLAILYGSGHEVRYRLDDPESKRFPFFDDMRAEGVTDYIALPLVFTDGTVHASSWTTKAPDGFSDEQLEALRKIVAPFARLGEIFAWRRTAATLLDTYVGNRAGERILAGEIRRGHAETMQAAIWLSDLRGFTALSDRLAPEIVVDILNQYFDCQVPAIRKQGGEILKFMGDGLLAVYPIAKDGGNLGEVCGRVLEAAREARANVDAMHYPSGEAIERFRFGVALHIGGILFGNIGGSSRLDFTCIGPAVNLAARLEKIASRLHRTVVASAAFAGVCGNDWTDLGEFPIAGFSKAQRVFGLPDEAAATGTHDSPLHD, from the coding sequence ATGAACACGACCGTTCTTCAGAGGCTCGTCGATTGGCTGATGGATGGCGCGCGGTCGGCGCGAACGCCGATGGCGCTGTTGTCACAGAGCTGCGAGCGCCTGGTTGACGCGGGCCTGCCGCTCTGGCGTGTCGGCGCGTTCGTGCAGACGCTGCATCCCGACGCTTTCGGCCGCAGCTTCGTGTGGCGGCCGGGTGCCGAGGTCGTCGTCGGCACCATCGATTTCGACATGCCGGAATCCTCCGAGTTTACCCGTAATCCGCTGGCCATTCTCTACGGCAGCGGGCACGAGGTGAGGTATCGTCTCGACGACCCCGAGAGTAAACGCTTCCCATTCTTTGACGATATGCGCGCCGAAGGCGTCACGGACTACATCGCGTTGCCGCTAGTGTTTACCGACGGCACCGTTCACGCCTCGAGCTGGACCACGAAAGCGCCTGATGGATTCTCCGACGAGCAGCTTGAGGCGTTGCGGAAGATTGTGGCGCCCTTTGCGAGGCTAGGCGAGATTTTCGCGTGGCGCCGCACCGCCGCCACGCTGCTCGACACCTATGTCGGCAACCGCGCCGGCGAGCGAATTCTTGCTGGCGAAATCCGCCGCGGACACGCCGAAACCATGCAGGCCGCGATCTGGCTGTCGGATTTGCGCGGCTTTACTGCGCTCTCCGATCGGCTCGCACCCGAAATCGTGGTCGACATTCTCAATCAATATTTCGATTGCCAGGTGCCCGCCATACGCAAGCAAGGCGGCGAGATCCTGAAATTCATGGGCGACGGGTTGCTCGCGGTTTACCCGATCGCCAAAGACGGCGGCAATCTTGGCGAGGTTTGCGGGCGCGTTTTGGAGGCGGCGCGTGAGGCTCGCGCCAACGTCGACGCGATGCACTATCCGAGTGGTGAGGCGATCGAACGCTTTCGCTTCGGCGTAGCGCTTCATATCGGCGGGATATTGTTCGGCAATATCGGTGGAAGCAGCCGCCTCGATTTCACCTGCATCGGGCCCGCGGTCAATCTCGCAGCAAGGCTGGAGAAGATCGCCAGCCGTCTTCACCGTACAGTGGTGGCGTCGGCGGCCTTTGCCGGTGTGTGCGGGAACGACTGGACTGACCTCGGCGAATTCCCGATCGCAGGCTTCTCCAAGGCGCAGCGTGTGTTCGGTTTGCCGGATGAGGCTGCAGCTACAGGGACTCACGACTCACCGTTGCACGATTAG
- a CDS encoding FixJ family two-component response regulator (product_source=COG4566; cath_funfam=1.10.10.10,3.40.50.2300; cog=COG4566; pfam=PF00072,PF00196; smart=SM00421,SM00448; superfamily=52172): MLNATSTILVIDDDSDLRNSLGRLFRSVGLSAKLFASVSDFLKSEPTEGPSCLVLDVRLPGQSGLEFQRELAAAGRDLPIIFITGHGDIPMSVQAMKSGAIEFLTKPIRDQELLDAIQCGLTRDRVRRENESSLADLKKRFATLSPRELQVMIQVARGRLSKQIADDIGIAQATVKVHRSKAMRKMNARSLPEFGQMAAKLNLMP; this comes from the coding sequence ATGCTTAACGCCACTTCCACAATCCTGGTCATCGACGACGACAGCGATCTTCGTAACTCGCTCGGGCGCCTGTTTCGGTCTGTCGGCTTGAGCGCAAAGCTATTTGCGTCCGTTTCCGACTTTCTCAAATCTGAGCCGACGGAGGGGCCCAGCTGCCTAGTACTGGACGTGAGATTGCCGGGGCAAAGCGGACTTGAATTCCAGCGTGAGCTCGCAGCGGCAGGCAGAGACCTCCCAATCATCTTTATCACAGGGCACGGCGATATTCCGATGTCGGTGCAAGCCATGAAAAGTGGCGCGATCGAGTTCCTCACGAAGCCAATACGCGATCAGGAGCTTCTTGACGCTATTCAGTGCGGCCTGACGCGTGATCGCGTCCGTCGAGAAAATGAAAGCTCGCTGGCCGACCTCAAAAAGCGTTTCGCGACCTTAAGTCCCAGGGAGTTACAAGTTATGATTCAGGTCGCGCGGGGACGCCTTAGCAAGCAGATTGCCGACGATATCGGTATTGCCCAAGCTACAGTGAAGGTCCACCGGAGCAAGGCGATGCGGAAAATGAATGCTCGTTCGCTCCCCGAGTTTGGCCAAATGGCGGCTAAGCTCAACCTGATGCCCTGA
- a CDS encoding FixJ family two-component response regulator (product_source=COG4566; cath_funfam=3.40.50.2300; cog=COG4566; pfam=PF00072; smart=SM00448; superfamily=52172) yields MPKRSLVSVVEDDQFFRESMRRFMRSLGYRVEAFASAADFLASPHLGETACLIADVNMPAKTGIELYRHLIDSGQAIPTILVTAYPNDVDRIRASTDGVVCYLRKPVNEQHLKRCLHAALKSGE; encoded by the coding sequence ATGCCAAAACGGTCATTGGTCTCGGTCGTTGAAGATGATCAGTTCTTTCGTGAGTCAATGAGAAGGTTCATGAGGTCGCTGGGCTATCGAGTTGAGGCTTTCGCATCGGCAGCCGATTTCCTCGCATCCCCTCATCTTGGCGAGACTGCCTGCCTGATCGCGGATGTCAACATGCCGGCGAAGACTGGCATTGAGCTCTACAGACACCTCATAGATTCAGGTCAAGCAATTCCGACAATCCTCGTGACTGCCTACCCCAACGATGTTGACCGAATCCGCGCCTCGACCGATGGCGTCGTCTGCTACCTTCGCAAGCCGGTCAACGAGCAGCATCTGAAACGGTGCCTTCACGCAGCTCTCAAGTCCGGTGAATGA